A window of the Rhodospirillales bacterium genome harbors these coding sequences:
- a CDS encoding DUF58 domain-containing protein, with amino-acid sequence MPTPDPAPRDRAERLAAGLPSFSIRALRVAAGVISGVHGRRRRGRGESFWQFRQFQPGDPVSSIDWRRTAASQDIFIREREWEVAQQVWLWCDRSPSMDYASSPELEPKRTRAALITLALAAMLLQGGETVGLLGATPRTGRGRAMLGRIAEHLVADAPPGSGMPAAIRVERHAQTVLVGDFLEPLETIAARVRGLANQEVAGHLVQVLDPAEELLPFRGRIRFLGAEEEGDLLIGRVEAVSRRYVRRVEEHRQGLADIARKHGWGFLTHRTDRGPEPTLLALHQALSGAFERF; translated from the coding sequence GTGCCGACGCCTGATCCCGCTCCTCGGGACCGTGCTGAACGTCTCGCTGCCGGTCTTCCTTCCTTTTCCATCCGCGCGCTCCGTGTTGCCGCCGGTGTAATCAGCGGGGTCCACGGCCGGCGCCGCCGCGGGCGCGGCGAGAGTTTCTGGCAATTTCGGCAGTTTCAGCCGGGTGATCCGGTGTCCTCCATCGACTGGCGGCGCACCGCGGCCTCGCAGGACATCTTCATCCGCGAACGCGAGTGGGAGGTGGCGCAGCAGGTATGGCTCTGGTGCGACCGGTCACCATCCATGGACTACGCCTCGTCACCCGAACTCGAACCGAAGCGGACGCGGGCGGCACTGATCACGCTGGCGCTGGCGGCGATGCTGCTGCAGGGAGGCGAAACCGTGGGGCTGCTCGGCGCGACACCGCGCACCGGCCGGGGACGGGCGATGCTCGGACGGATCGCCGAACATCTCGTGGCCGACGCTCCGCCCGGCTCTGGCATGCCGGCCGCGATCCGGGTGGAGCGCCACGCACAAACGGTCTTGGTTGGCGATTTCCTCGAGCCGCTGGAGACGATTGCTGCCCGCGTGCGCGGTCTTGCCAACCAGGAGGTGGCGGGGCATCTCGTTCAGGTCCTCGATCCGGCGGAGGAGCTGCTGCCCTTCCGCGGTCGTATCCGGTTCTTGGGCGCCGAGGAGGAGGGAGACCTCCTGATTGGCAGAGTGGAAGCCGTGAGCCGCCGCTACGTGCGTCGGGTCGAGGAGCACCGGCAGGGGCTTGCCGACATCGCCCGCAAGCATGGCTGGGGCTTCCTGACCCACCGGACCGACCGGGGGCCGGAACCGACCCTGCTGGCGCTCCATCAAGCGCTCTCCGGCGCGTTCGAACGGTTCTGA